One Lachancea thermotolerans CBS 6340 chromosome F complete sequence DNA window includes the following coding sequences:
- the PRP22 gene encoding DEAH-box ATP-dependent RNA helicase PRP22 (similar to uniprot|P24384 Saccharomyces cerevisiae YER013W PRP22 RNA-dependent ATPase/ATP- dependent RNA helicase in the DEAH-box family associates with the lariat intermediate before the second catalytic step of splicing) — translation MVSVKSEISAIVGIKDPSVSEFLYDICSKSLSIEDFSRKIQDLDVGIPAEKCTKVYQLVKNSVNKTGNNAQKKVAEILEKSVGVSDPIVVDFVVDICSKCPTYHEFESRLEEMDSGLQKEVLIPIFTALKGHGFKHETFDVLSMPDEKIAWEPTAKDDISRTKRGSFDEANLDASPAIDKIYPGVVRKLVGFGCFVRISGTKDPRCDGLVHISEMADRRINDPSEVVSLGQRVFVKVIKVQKNGKISLRLKNINQNTGIEQNTDIEQYQRRGRGAEKKATITTKRKLTSPERWEIRQLIASGAASTDDYPELNEEVEQVTEMFEKPRKVSPEEIDVELNTDDEPQFLKGQTDVTKKHEMPTVSKIPQGSLTRTALKGSDVMNQHRAERLRKKKELEQEDRRRRLTDDPSIKDQTEYNNKQRSLTAWERSRTRENIEYGKRTSLPIKAQRETLPVFKLKRQLIEAVKENQFLVIIGETGSGKTTQITQYLDEEGFSKNGLIGCTQPRRVAAVSVAKRVAEEIGCRVGEDVGYTIRFEDETSPKTRIKYMTDGMLQREALMDPEMKNYSVILLDEAHERTVATDVLFALLKKAALRRPDLRVIVTSATLDAEKFSSYFLQCPIVKIPGKTFPVEVLYSQTPQMDYIESALDTVMEIHINEGRGDILVFLTGQEEIDTCCEILYERVKTLGDAIQRLLILPVYSALPSEVQSKIFEPTPEGCRKVIFATNIAETSITIDGIYFVVDPGFAKINTYNPRIGMEQLIVSPISQAQANQRKGRAGRTGEGKCYRLYTESAFRHEMMPNTVPEIQRQNLAHTILMLKAMGINDLLHFEFMDAPPRASMTSALEDLYNLQALDDEGRLTKSGRLMSLFPMEPALSKALIESSHKGCSDEVSTIISMLSVQNVFYRPKDKQQEADSKKARFHHPYGDHLTLLNVYNRWREDNYSKSFCVNNYLHERHLRRAREVKTQLNNIFNKLKLPMRSCGGDPNLIRRTLVSGFFKNAAKRDSEAGYKTVTDGTSVSVHPSSALFGKGYDYVIYHSLVLTSKEYMSHVTSIEPHWLVESAPHFYKVIGAESESRKRAKIAPLYNKFSQSQDSWRLSSMRQTKEKALGIRR, via the coding sequence ATGGTTTCGGTGAAGTCTGAGATAAGCGCGATAGTTGGTATCAAAGATCCCTCAGTTTCTGAGTTCCTTTACGATATTTGCTCTAAGAGCTTGAGTATCGAAGACTTCTCACGAAAGattcaagaccttgatGTTGGCATACCGGCAGAGAAATGCACGAAAGTTTACCAGCTAGTTAAGAATTCGGTGAACAAAACCGGGAATAACGCTCAAAAAAAGGTCGCcgaaattttggaaaaaagCGTTGGCGTCAGTGATCCAATAGTGGTAGATTTCGTTGTTGACATATGTTCCAAGTGTCCTACATACCACGAGTTTGAATCCCGACTTGAAGAGATGGATAGCGGTCTTCAGAAAGAAGTATTAATACCTATTTTTACTGCCTTGAAGGGCCATGGTTTCAAACATGAAACATTCGATGTGCTTTCTATGCCAGACGAGAAGATCGCTTGGGAACCAACCGCTAAGGACGATATCAGCCGCACTAAGAGAGGTtcttttgatgaagctaATTTGGATGCTTCCCCCGCAATAGATAAGATATATCCAGGTGTGGTTAGAAAGCTCGTGGGATTCGGCTGCTTTGTGCGCATTTCGGGCACGAAGGATCCTCGTTGCGATGGCTTGGTACATATTTCCGAAATGGCAGACCGAAGGATCAATGATCCTTCAGAGGTGGTATCGTTGGGTCAGCGCGTTTTCGTCAAAGTAATAAAAGTACAAAAAAATGGGAAAATCTCACTGCgattgaagaacatcaaTCAGAACACTGGCATCGAACAAAATACAGATATTGAGCAGTACCAGCGCCGCGGGAGAGGTGCTGAGAAAAAGGCAACCATTACTACTAAAAGAAAATTAACGTCCCCAGAAAGGTGGGAAATTCGTCAGTTAATAGCTAGTGGAGCAGCCTCTACAGATGACTATCCTGAACTCAacgaagaagttgagcaaGTTACGGAGatgtttgaaaaacctcGCAAAGTCTCGCCTGAAGAAATCGATGTTGAGCTCAACACAGATGATGAACcgcaatttttgaaaggcCAAACAGACGTTACTAAAAAACACGAGATGCCTACGGTCTCTAAAATCCCACAGGGCTCACTTACAAGGACTGCTTTAAAGGGCTCAGACGTAATGAACCAACATCGAGCGGAGAGGTTGCgaaaaaagaaggagcttGAGCAAGAGGATCGCAGGAGGCGCTTAACTGATGACCCGTCAATCAAAGATCAAACGGAATACAACAATAAACAAAGGTCTCTCACTGCATGGGAAAGAAGCAGGACAAGAGAGAATATTGAATACGGAAAAAGAACGAGCTTGCCAATAAAAGCTCAAAGGGAGACTCTCCCTGtcttcaagctgaaaaggcagctcatcgaagcggtcaaagaaaatcaatTCCTTGTCATTATTGGTGAAACAGGTTCAGGAAAGACAACTCAAATCACTCAGTACTTAGACGAGGAGGGATTTAGTAAAAACGGCTTAATTGGGTGCACACAGCCCAGAAGAGTTGCAGCAGTTTCGGTTGCTAAGCGTGTTGCAGAAGAAATTGGATGCAGAGTTGGTGAAGATGTGGGCTACACGATTagatttgaagatgagaCCAGTCCAAAAACTAGGATTAAATACATGACGGATGGtatgcttcaaagagaagcattGATGGACCCTGAGATGAAAAACTACTCTGTGATATTGTTAGATGAAGCCCACGAAAGAACAGTGGCAACTGATGTTCTTTTTGCGCTACTCAAAAAGGCTGCTTTACGCAGGCCAGATCTGAGGGTGATTGTGACATCAGCAACTTTAGATGCtgaaaagttttcaagctACTTTTTACAATGTCCTATTGTCAAAATTCCAGGGAAGACTTTTCCAGTAGAGGTGCTATATTCCCAAACTCCACAGATGGACTACATCGAAAGTGCGCTGGATACAGTCATGGAGATCCATATCAATGAAGGGCGTGGCGATATTTTAGTCTTTCTCACTGGCCAGGAAGAGATCGACACTTGCTGTGAAATTCTTTATGAGCGAGTTAAAACTTTGGGCGACGCCATACAGAGGCTCTTGATCCTTCCAGTGTATTCGGCTTTGCCTAGCGAAGTACAGTCAAAAATATTCGAACCCACGCCAGAAGGATGTAGAAAAGTCATCTTTGCCACCAACATTGCAGAAACTTCAATTACAATCGACGGAATTTACTTCGTGGTTGACCCTGGTTTTGCAAAAATAAATACTTACAACCCTCGAATCGGGATGGAGCAGTTGATAGTATCGCCAATATCCCAAGCTCAAGCTAACCAGAGAAAGGGCCGTGCTGGTAGAACTGGAGAGGGGAAGTGCTATCGGCTCTATACGGAATCTGCTTTTCGTCATGAGATGATGCCAAATACTGTTCCAGAGATACAAAGGCAAAATTTGGCCCATACAATACTAATGCTCAAAGCTATGGGAATCAACGACTTGTTACATTTTGAGTTCATGGATGCTCCCCCGAGAGCCTCAATGACTAGTGCTTTGGAAGACCTATACAATCTACAGGCCCTTGATGATGAGGGTAGACTTACGAAATCCGGGCGCCTAATGTCACTTTTTCCAATGGAACCTGCCTTGTCCAAAGCTTTAATCGAATCTTCACATAAGGGCTGCTCTGATGAGGTATCTACAATTATATCAATGCTTTCGGTTCAAAACGTTTTTTACAGGCCAAAAGACAAACAACAGGAAGCTGACTCAAAGAAGGCAAGGTTTCATCATCCATACGGAGACCACCTAACACTTTTGAACGTATACAACCGCTGGCGGGAAGACAACTACTCGAAGTCGTTTTGTGTGAATAACTATCTTCATGAGCGTCACCTGAGGCGTGCAAGAGAAGTCAAAACTCAACTTAACAACATTTTCAATAAGCTGAAGCTGCCCATGCGTAGCTGCGGCGGCGACCCTAATCTTATCCGCCGTACTCTGGTCTCggggtttttcaaaaatgccGCCAAGAGAGACTCTGAAGCAGGATACAAGACTGTTACAGATGGTACCTCTGTAAGCGTGCATCCCTCAAGCGCACTCTTCGGAAAGGGATACGATTATGTTATTTACCATAGTCTTGTTTTGACGTCGAAAGAATACATGTCGCACGTCACCTCAATAGAGCCTCATTGGCTGGTTGAGAGTGCCCCTCATTTTTATAAAGTCATTGGAGCAGAGAGCGAGTCAaggaaaagagcaaaaaTAGCTCCTCTCTACAACAAGTTCTCGCAAAGTCAAGATTCCTGGAGGCTAAGCTCGATGCGTCAAACTAAGGAGAAAGCTTTGGGGATTAGAAGATGA
- a CDS encoding transcription activator GCR1-like domain-containing protein (conserved hypothetical protein) codes for MTTPDESIAVTSSGVIQNSVSNVVGSMAEKLAILQHQVDTLQTQLRSEKKEREALQKYVIRRLRESLPSISHDELGGSPPIVLEDEHLRDFDDVGAILEATEISSNSGSNASRHTPVVTTSKRASGSDCIEGSLTNGQKASLVGLQDLATNSHSHTNLTTPYLQGMVPSLVLRDCDQAGSGEDITSLINDAMAQNLRKRTLSNEFLMPQSHRNRSGSGIEIAHPLECTPNLSLRNIPIFPLRLNTPSTPNNAYSSAPPTPTSQLGEQDIMEKWGIRFSEKYATISDVWNEYHKIGAKGVSIRSLEQSFSNRWRSNLHRNVKKKYSRRLIIIRAIETGIKRGKSLEECIEVLEKFLKQANKPISHLYRKANLPPEFT; via the coding sequence ATGACAACGCCCGACGAGAGCATTGCAGTGACAAGCAGTGGTGTGATTCAGAACAGTGTCTCAAACGTTGTGGGATCCATGGCAGAGAAGCTGGCGATACTACAGCACCAGGTTGATACCTTGCAAACCCAGCTGAGAAGCGAAAAAAAGGAGCGCGAAGCGTTACAAAAGTATGTCATCAGGAGACTTAGAGAGTCGCTTCCTAGCATTTCACATGATGAGTTGGGGGGCAGTCCTCCTATCGTGTTAGAGGACGAGCACTTGCGCGACTTCGACGACGTTGGAGCTATCTTGGAAGCCACCGAAATCTCTTCCAACTCCGGGTCAAACGCCTCTCGGCACACCCCCGTAGTCACGACATCTAAGCGGGCCTCAGGTTCGGACTGTATCGAGGGTTCGCTGACAAATGGGCAAAAGGCGAGCCTTGTGGGACTGCAAGACTTAGCAACTAATTCACACTCTCACACAAATTTAACAACGCCTTACTTACAGGGGATGGTTCCTTCTTTAGTACTCCGAGATTGTGACCAAGCAGGAAGTGGTGAGGATATCACATCTCTAATAAATGATGCGATGGCCCAAAATTTAAGGAAAAGGACTCTTTCAAATGAATTTCTTATGCCACAGTCCCATAGAAACCGCAGTGGAAGTGGAATAGAGATCGCACATCCTTTGGAGTGTACACCCAATCTCTCTCTCCGTAACATACCCATATTCCCACTCAGACTCAACACCCCCTCAACGCCAAACAATGCCTATTCTAGTGCGCCCCCAACTCCCACTTCTCAACTCGGGGAACAAGACATTATGGAGAAGTGGGGAATTCGCTTCTCGGAAAAATACGCCACGATCAGTGATGTCTGGAATGAGTATCACAAGATTGGTGCAAAAGGAGTGTCTATACGTTCTCTCGAGCAGTCCTTCTCAAACCGCTGGAGATCTAATCTTCATAGGAACGTTAAGAAAAAGTATAGCCGGCGTCTGATCATAATCAGGGCTATCGAGACAGGCATCAAGCGAGGCAAGTCTCTAGAAGAGTGCATCGAGGTTTTGGAGAAATTTTTAAAGCAGGCAAACAAACCAATATCTCACCTTTATAGGAAAGCAAATCTGCCACCGGAGTTTACGTAA
- the FAA2 gene encoding medium-chain fatty acid-CoA ligase FAA2 (similar to uniprot|P39518 Saccharomyces cerevisiae YER015W FAA2 Long chain fatty acyl-CoA synthetase accepts a wider range of acyl chain lengths than Faa1p preferring C9:0-C13:0 involved in the activation of endogenous pools of fatty acids), which translates to MSKQDGYISLSELIETDKRFQNLREELAVYDKNSKEYLSNLISKLPLTNHVSYRQFLKEQAVSLESSKKHGYSPVFRSSLSPECLVSNVHPRLSTFFELFNFSVERFPDNDCLGQRSQDRVTGHWGQHYEFESYREIQERSQNLGSGIMTVVNLKRKRRFGSNDFIVSFLSTNRKEWVISDLACQGYSLGNTALYETLGLDTSEYILNVTESPVLILSKENIYRVMEMVPKLPHLSTIVCMDELSDLELAQLNGPLLPQHTNSKGERISILNFRQVERIGASNKVPLIPPTPDSLYTISFTSGTTGTPKGVQMKQSHVAAAVAFVLSTLRMPRLKHRSQAYDLCFLPLAHIFERQIVAFDLSSGTAIGFLHKPDPSVLVEDLKLLKPDVFPSVPRILTKFEAGIKNSLQNGDGSAVTKNVASTILNKRLERTTHHGGKDHSILNTVVFHRVLIDKIRSSLGLENLDVVITGSAPISNDTLLFMKSALDCGVRQGYGLTETFAGICLSEARERDSGTCGGMAVTTECRLRSIPEMGYDAEHDLKGEVQLRGSQVFRGYYKNPQETSRALGEDGWYSTGDVGFIDSKGRLSIIDRVKNFFKLAQGEYIAPEKIESVYLSSCPYLTQISVHGDSLQTFLVAVIGLELDITAPIIHKKIPELRGFSGKDLVDEINKSRAHRKALIVLINSFIEGLQGFEKIHNLYVGIEPLKVTDDTITPTLKVKRANAAKHFRKILENLYEEGSLIKVEKL; encoded by the coding sequence ATGAGCAAACAAGACGGCTACATTAGCCTCTCGGAGCTTATCGAAACAGACAAAAGGTTTCAGAATCTCAGAGAAGAATTAGCAGTCTACgacaaaaattcaaaagaataTCTGAGCAACCTCATCAGCAAGCTGCCCTTAACTAACCACGTAAGCTACCGTCAATTTCTGAAGGAGCAGGCGGTCAGCTTGGAAAGCTCGAAAAAGCACGGCTACAGCCCCGTGTTTAGAAGTTCATTAAGTCCGGAGTGCCTCGTGTCAAACGTTCACCCTCGCCTATCGAccttcttcgagctttttaATTTCTCCGTAGAGCGCTTCCCTGATAATGACTGCCTTGGCCAAAGGAGCCAAGATCGTGTCACCGGGCACTGGGGCCAGCATTATGAGTTTGAGTCGTATAGGGAGATACAGGAGCGCAGCCAAAACTTGGGCAGCGGTATAATGACAGTTGTAAATCTCAAGCGGAAGCGGAGATTCGGTTCCAACGACTTTATCGTCAGCTTTCTGTCAACAAACCGTAAGGAGTGGGTTATTTCTGATTTAGCATGCCAGGGCTATTCGTTGGGAAACACTGCGCTATACGAAACACTGGGGCTAGACACATCAGAGTACATTTTGAACGTAACCGAGTCTCCAGTGCTGATTCTATCGAAAGAAAATATCTATCGCGTGATGGAGATGGTTCCCAAGTTGCCGCACCTGAGCACGATTGTTTGCATGGACGAATTGAGTGACCTTGAACTGGCGCAGCTCAATGGGCCCCTTTTGCCGCAGCACACAAACAGCAAAGGAGAGCGgatttcaattttgaatTTCAGACAAGTTGAGAGAATCGGGGCTTCAAATAAGGTTCCACTCATCCCTCCCACACCAGACTCCTTGTATACTATTTCATTTACCTCTGGAACTACGGGCACTCCGAAAGGTGTGCAGATGAAGCAAAGCCACGTTGCTGCTGCCGTCGCATTTGTGTTATCTACACTTCGCATGCCTCGATTAAAGCATCGCAGTCAAGCTTATGACCTATGCTTTTTGCCATTAGCCcacatttttgagagaCAGATTGTCGCGTTCGATTTGTCGTCTGGCACCGCTATTGGCTTCCTACACAAGCCTGATCCTTCGGTACTAGTAGaggatttgaagcttttgaaacccGACGTTTTCCCCTCTGTTCCTCGAATTTTGACCaaatttgaagctggcATTAAGAACTCTCTACAAAATGGAGACGGATCGGCCGTGACCAAGAACGTCGCAAGCACCATACTCAACAAGAGACTCGAGCGTACGACGCATCACGGAGGGAAAGACCATTCCATTTTGAACACAGTTGTTTTTCATCGAGTCCTTATTGACAAGATTCGTTCATCCCTTGGGCTAGAGAACCTCGACGTCGTTATTACGGGATCAGCCCCTATATCTAATGATACACTGCTGTTTATGAAAAGTGCTCTTGACTGCGGCGTGAGGCAGGGGTATGGCCTCACTGAAACTTTTGCGGGCATATGCTTGAGTGAGGCGCGTGAAAGGGATTCCGGAACTTGTGGCGGGATGGCAGTCACGACGGAATGCAGGTTGAGATCCATTCCCGAGATGGGATACGATGCAGAGCACGACCTCAAAGGAGAAGTTCAACTGCGCGGCTCACAAGTTTTTCGAGGCTATTACAAAAACCCTCAAGAGACATCAAGGGCTTTGGGGGAAGACGGCTGGTACTCAACGGGGGACGTTGGATTTATTGACTCCAAAGGCCGGCTCAGTATCATTGATAGGGTCAAGAATTTCTTTAAGCTAGCTCAAGGTGAATACATTGCGCCAGAGAAAATTGAAAGTGTCTACTTGTCGTCATGTCCTTATCTCACGCAAATTTCTGTCCACGGCGACTCCTTGCAGACCTTTTTAGTCGCGGTAATTGGCCTTGAGTTGGACATCACGGCTCCTATCATTCACAAGAAAATACCTGAATTGCGGGGGTTTAGTGGAAAGGACCTTGTTGACGagataaacaaaagccGCGCGCATCGCAAAGCGCTGATTGTATTGATTAACAGTTTTATCGAGGGCCTACAAGGATTCGAGAAAATCCACAATCTCTATGTTGGAATCGAACCATTGAAGGTCACGGATGATACCATAACTCCAACCTTAAAAGTAAAGCGAGCGAACGCAGCAAAAcatttcagaaaaattcttgaaaatctgTATGAGGAGGGCTCTTTAatcaaagttgaaaagctttaa
- the MSL1 gene encoding U2 snRNP complex subunit MSL1 (similar to uniprot|P40567 Saccharomyces cerevisiae YIR009W MSL1 U2B component of U2 snRNP involved in splicing binds the U2 snRNA stem-loop IV in vitro does not contain the conserved C-terminal RNA binding domain found in other family members), producing the protein MAVKKRSSEHTAAPLETKKPRAPSSTAEETISPKKTLYVNNLNDKIKVQTLRENLYLLFSTYGEVLQINVSNKNRGQAFIVLRTPDEANVAMISLQKETFFEKELHIQFSRQDSKLVASDSPAR; encoded by the coding sequence ATGGctgtcaaaaaaagaagcagtGAGCACACTGCTGCGCCGCTTGAGACAAAAAAACCCAGAGCTCCCTCCAGTACCGCTGAGGAAACCATTTCGCCCAAAAAGACCCTGTACGTCAACAACCTCAACGACAAGATCAAGGTACAGACGCTGCGCGAGAATCTCTACCTGCTCTTTTCAACCTACGGTGAAGTGTTACAGATCAATGTGTCGAACAAAAATAGAGGGCAGGCATTTATCGTTTTGAGAACCCCCGACGAGGCCAACGTAGCTATGATATCTTTGCAGAAAGAAAccttttttgagaaagagctgCACATACAATTCTCTAGACAGGACTCCAAGCTGGTGGCAAGCGACTCACCCGCTCGCTAA
- the BIM1 gene encoding microtubule-binding protein BIM1 (similar to uniprot|P40013 Saccharomyces cerevisiae YER016W BIM1 Microtubule-binding protein that together with Kar9p makes up the cortical microtubule capture site and delays the exit from mitosis when the spindle is oriented abnormally), protein MSGVGESRSELLSWLNELLKLNYVKIEQCGTGAAYCQIIDSIYRDVPMHRVKFNATAEYEFLTNFKILQSSFTKHRLEKTILVEKLVRCRFQDNLEFLQWLKKFWVQNKDESEYDAESRRKYRAPAPAGGAALSQSAPSLSGGASSVVKRRTGGALRGSTAVPPRTAALGRSSAPLATRKAFNEQLLNTQAQLSQTQQDMEKLQKEAAQYREAMAIMERERDFYFGKLRDIEILSQSTKDLCKEGVYSSDPNELVRFLDKVQQILYATEEGFEVVEEYPSDGNLRDPVINNISTAPDPMEVKHQPAHNLITDEETF, encoded by the coding sequence ATGAGTGGCGTTGGGGAATCCAGATCggagcttttgagttgGCTTAAtgagctcctcaagctAAACTACGTGAAGATTGAGCAATGTGGCACGGGAGCAGCATACTGCCAAATCATCGATTCGATATATCGAGATGTACCGATGCACAGAGTGAAATTCAATGCCACGGCTGAATACGAGTTTTTaacaaacttcaagatcttACAGAGCAGTTTCACGAAGCATCGGCTCGAGAAAACGATTTTAGTGGAGAAACTGGTCAGATGCCGATTTCAAGACAACTTGGAGTTCCTGCAATggctcaagaagttctggGTTCAAAACAAGGATGAAAGCGAATACGATGCAGAATCGAGGAGGAAATATCGTGCGCCAGCGCCCGCTGGAGGGGCAGCACTGTCGCAATCTGCACCAAGTTTGTCGGGCGGCGCAAGCAGTGTTGTCAAAAGGCGCACAGGTGGCGCCTTGCGAGGGTCCACGGCAGTGCCGCCGCGGACAGCAGCTCTTGGGAGGTCTTCAGCGCCTCTTGCAACACGCAAAGCTTTCAATGAGCAGCTTCTTAACACCCAGGCACAACTCTCTCAGACCCAACAGGACATGGAAAAGCTACAGAAGGAAGCGGCACAGTATCGGGAGGCCATGGCTATAATGGAAAGAGAGCGTGATTTTTACTTTGGAAAGCTTAGGGATATCGAAATTCTGTCGCAGTCAACCAAAGATCTGTGCAAAGAAGGCGTGTATTCCTCCGATCCAAACGAGCTGGTGCGGTTCCTGGACAAGGTGCAGCAGATCCTTTACGCAACAGAAGAAGGCTTCGAGGTGGTTGAAGAGTATCCGAGCGATGGAAATCTTAGAGATCCAGTAATAAATAATATTAGTACCGCACCGGATCCAATGGAAGTCAAGCACCAACCAGCTCATAACTTAATCACGGATGAGGAAACATTCTAA
- the HEM14 gene encoding oxygen-dependent protoporphyrinogen oxidase (similar to uniprot|P40012 Saccharomyces cerevisiae YER014W HEM14 Protoporphyrinogen oxidase a mitochondrial enzyme that catalyzes the seventh step in the heme biosynthetic pathway converting protoporphyrinogen IX to protoporphyrin IX), whose protein sequence is MIPQCGKLAANANVAVVGAGVGGLSFAYFLSKLRPDVNVTVVEASKRQGGWINSSKIEDKPGHAVVIEKGPRTLRGVAPGTTLIIDTLKALNQESAVFYIESQSEANRKFLLAPNDQLVQVPNSLRTFYKFISGPLGKGFGSGLLGEAFRKGPVNKISDESAHNFISRRFGNEYVSNNIFSALFHGIYAGDIKKISAKKTLGTMVELEQKQGSLIRGMIKKYMSKSDGVSEPQLPDSLKEYGNLMGRDMPDLMKLHSTLKKLPMLGLQNGLETFPESLAIALGQMSNVKILSGDASSRLSMSDGSKAEIHLESGRKLANFDHIRLTNTPGVISKMIQNKDLIRQLQKVHSNTVVLVNFYLAGEDLVDTYHSFGYLVPQSNRNEERLLGVIFDSVIEQNFKPFVKSGVPHAAVRQKGKYTKLTAMLEGHYLNEEGLAGLKEDSFYVGSVKRALSRHMGIPEEALNRGIWQVTPAKECLPQFFVGYDDWLAQLSKRFVENYGSHVSLGGMAFGKGPGVPDVVMDGFEDAAKLA, encoded by the coding sequence ATGATCCCACAGTGCGGTAAGCTTGCAGCTAACGCCAACGTTGCAGTGGTAGGTGCTGGTGTTGGCGGCTTGAGTTTCGCCTACTTCTTAAGTAAGCTAAGGCCAGATGTTAACGTTACTGTTGTTGAAGcatcaaaaagacaagGTGGATGGATCAATTCCAGCAAGATCGAAGATAAGCCAGGACATGCGGTTGTCATAGAGAAAGGGCCAAGAACTCTTCGAGGGGTTGCCCCAGGGACAACCTTGATTATTGACACACTCAAGGCTCTAAACCAGGAAAGTGCTGTGTTTTACATCGAAAGTCAATCAGAAGCTAACCgcaagttcttgttggcTCCTAATGACCAACTGGTTCAAGTCCCGAACTCACTGCGCACTTTTTACAAGTTTATCTCGGGTCCCTTAGGGAAAGGCTTCGGAAGCGGTCTTTTAGGCGAAGCTTTTAGAAAAGGGCCTGTTAACAAAATTTCAGACGAATCAGCACACAATTTCATATCCCGTAGATTTGGTAATGAATATGTCAGTAACAACATTTTCAGCGCGCTTTTCCATGGTATATACGCGGGggacatcaaaaaaatcagTGCCAAGAAGACTCTGGGAACGATGGTTGAGCTAGAGCAGAAGCAAGGCTCCTTAATTAGAGGAATGATAAAGAAATACATGAGCAAGTCAGATGGTGTTTCAGAGCCTCAGTTACCGGACTCCTTAAAGGAGTATGGAAACCTTATGGGCAGAGATATGCCCGACCTTATGAAGCTGCATTCCACGCTGAAAAAACTACCAATGTTGGGTCTGCAAAATGGCTTAGAGACCTTTCCTGAATCCCTGGCAATTGCTTTGGGTCAGATGTCTAATGTTAAGATTCTCTCAGGGGATGCTAGCTCTCGTTTAAGTATGTCTGATGGCAGCAAGGCCGAAATTCACTTAGAGAGCGGCAGAAAACTGGCGAACTTTGATCATATAAGACTCACAAACACTCCTGGCGTCATTTCTAAGATGATACAAAACAAGGATCTCATTCGCCAGCTGCAAAAAGTCCACTCGAACACGGTTGTTTTGGTAAACTTCTACCTAGCCGGTGAGGACTTAGTCGATACATACCACTCATTTGGATACCTCGTTCCACAATCAAACCGCAACGAGGAGAGACTCCTTGGCGTCATATTTGATTCAGTAATTGAGCAGAACTTTAAGCCGTTTGTTAAATCTGGTGTGCCACACGCAGCAGTCAGGCAGAAGGGTAAATACACGAAGTTGACTGCAATGTTAGAGGGGCATTATTTAAATGAGGAAGGATTGGCGGGACTAAAAGAGGATTCCTTCTACGTAGGCTCTGTCAAGCGCGCCCTTTCTAGGCATATGGGAATTCCTGAGGAAGCGCTAAACCGTGGAATCTGGCAAGTGACACCAGCCAAAGAATGTCTTCCCCAATTTTTTGTGGGATACGATGATTGGCTTGCGCAGCTAAGTAAgcgttttgttgagaactATGGCTCTCATGTTTCTTTGGGTGGTATGGCTTTCGGAAAAGGACCAGGTGTTCCAGATGTGGTAATGGATGGGTTTGAAGACGCTGCAAAGCTGGCTTGA